A stretch of Cucumis sativus cultivar 9930 chromosome 2, Cucumber_9930_V3, whole genome shotgun sequence DNA encodes these proteins:
- the LOC101203651 gene encoding probable nicotianamine synthase 4: protein MEFEQQQEALLLEKVCALYNQISSLSSLKPCKNVDTLFTQLVLTCSQHPPPPIGFDIASLSQPLRAMRAHLIQLCAQAEALLELHFSSLLASSFHHPISNLSIFPYYSNYLKLSLLEFDILRSHSRRIPDKVAFVGSGPLPLSSIVLASIHLKGTIFHNFDIDPTANTMASQLVCSDPDLSQRMIFHTKDVMEVTKGLKDYEVVFLAALVGLGEEEKGRVLKHLGKHMAAGSYLMLRSAHGARAFLYPVVDICTVEASGFEILSVFHPTDEVINSVVIARKKVMFDQSSDEDEDEDEKQGILVNTSSIVLAEKCSGFNGFTPMIEEPLS from the exons ATGGAATTTGAACAACAACAAGAAGCACTTCTGTTGGAAAAAGTCTGTGCCCTTTACAACCAAATCTCAAGCCTTTCTAGCCTTAAGCCTTGTAAAAATGTCGACACTCTTTTCACTCAACTCGTCCTCACGTGCTCACAGCACCCACCTCCTCCTATTGGCTTTGATATTGCTTCTTTGTCTCAGCCACTTCGAGCCATGAGGGCTCATCTCATTCAACTTTGTGCTCAAGCTGAGGCTCTTCTTGAACTTCATTTCTCTTCCCTTTTggcttcttcttttcatcatcCTATTTCTAATTTGTCTATCTTCCCTTACTACTCTAATTACTTGAAGCTTTCCCTTCTTGAGTTTGATATTCTTCGATCTCATTCTCGTCGTATCCCCGATAAAGTTGCCTTTGTTGGCTCCGGTCCCCTCCCGCTCTCCTCCATTGTCTTGGCGTCTATTCATCTTAAGG GTACTATTTTCCACAACTTTGACATTGATCCAACAGCAAACACCATGGCAAGTCAATTGGTTTGCTCTGACCCAGACTTATCACAAAGAATGATATTTCACACAAAAGATGTAATGGAAGTAACAAAGGGATTAAAAGATTATGAAGTAGTGTTCTTAGCAGCATTAGTTGGATTaggagaggaagaaaaaggaagagttTTAAAGCATTTGGGGAAACATATGGCAGCTGGTTCATATTTGATGCTAAGAAGTGCTCATGGAGCAAGAGCATTTTTGTACCCTGTTGTTGATATTTGTACTGTTGAAGCTTCTGGATTTGAGATTTTGTCTGTGTTCCATCCCACCGATGAAGTTATTAACTCTGTGGTTATTGCAAGGAAGAAAGTCATGTTCGATCAAAGCTCGGACGAGGACGAGGACGAGGACGAGAAGCAAGGTATTTTAGTCAATACTTCTTCTATTGTGTTGGCTGAGAAATGCTCTGGGTTTAATGGCTTTACTCCCATGATTGAAGAGCCACTTTCTTGA